GATTCGGTAAAGCTATTACCGAGGGGGTGCAGCGGAGCGGGTTCCGCTTGTCGTCGTCATTGCACGAGTCGTTCCGCGGTGCGACCACGCAGGTCGAACGATCCCGATCGTGCGCGACCACCGGCCACGCGGTGCGGGGCCGTCTCCGGAAACGGCCGCGGTGAGCAGAGAGGTCTGCGGGTCCTGATGGACGACAAGGTGCTCGAAGCCCAGCGTTGGGTCAACGCCACCTACGGTGGCGTGGCCGGGTACAAGCGGTGCGCTGAGGACGGCAGGACCGGGTGGGGCACGATGTGGTCCCTGACGATGGGGTTGCAGCACGAGTTGGGCATCTCGCCCCTGGTGGCGAACTTCGGCCCCGGCACGCTGGCCGCGCTCCAGTCGTTGGGCGACATCGGTTTCGGGTGGAACCGGAACCAGGACATCGTGCGGATCATCCAGCACGCCCTGTTCTGCAAGGGGTACTGGGGCGCCAACGAGTACGGCGGGTACGGCGCCGTCACCACCGAGGCCGTGAAGGCGATGCGGCGCGACATGGGGCTGCCGGACGGCGGGACGGGCACCGCGGGCGGCCAGACGACGCCGAAGATCTTCAAGGCGCTGCTGACCATGGACGCCTACGTCCTGCTCGGCGGCGGCCGGGAGGTGGTCGTGACCATCCAGCGGTGGCTCAACAGCCGCTACTGGACCAGGGCGAACTACTTCATCGGTCCCTGCGACGGCCACTACTCCCGGGACGTGCAGCAGGCGCTGGTGCGGGCCCTCCAGTACGAGATGGGGATCGCCGAGCCCAACGGCAGCTTCGGGCCCGCCACCAAGGCCGGTCTCCAGCAGCGCACCCAGTACGTCGGCACGTCAGGGCCGGTCACGCAGCTGTTCCACGCCGCCTGCATCTTCAACGAGCCCGTGCCCGGCACGTCCGGGGTGGGGTTCCGGGACACCTACACGTCCGCGACCGCCGACTTCATCCGGGCGTTCCAGCGGTTCTCCGCGCTGCCGGAGCACGGCAACGGCGACTACGCGACGTGGGCGCAGCTGCTGGTGTCGACCGGGGACCCGGACCGGCCGGCCGACGCGTGCGACACGAGGTTCACCATCACCGCGTCCCGCGCGCAGGCGCTGTACCAGGCCGGTTACCGGGCGGTGGGGCGCTACCTCGACGAGGCCCCCGGCGGCACGCTGGACAAGGAGATCAAGCCGGGCGAGTTGCAGGCGATCTTCGCCGCCGGGCTGCGGTGCTTCCCGATCTGGCAGTACAACGCCCGCCAGCTGGTGGACTTCACCTACTCGACCGGCTACCAGCACGGGATGCTGGCGCACGAGCGGGGCGTGCACTACGGGTTCAACCGGGGCACGGTGATCTACTTCGCGGTCGACTACGACGCCACCGACCCGGAGATCACCTCCAACATCGTCCCTTACTTCCTGGGCGTCCGGGGTGCGCTCAACCGCCAGGGCGGCCGGTACGTCGTCGGCGTCTACGGTTCGCGGAACGTGGCCGCACGGGTGAGCGCCGAGGCGTACGTGTCGCACTCGTTCGTCTCCGGCATGTCCTGGGGCTTCTCCGGCAACCTCGGGTTCCCGCTGCCGCTGAACTGGTCGTTCAACCAGATCAAGGAGTTCCAGTTCCAGAACGGCTCCGACGTGTTCGACCTGGACCGCGTCGTCCACCGACCGGGTGCCGACTTCGGGGTGGACTCCGTCGGTCACGCCCCGACCAGCGTGGACCAGTTCCTCGCCTACGTGCGGGAGGTGCACGGCCTCGCGGTGCGTCACGATCCGTCCCGCGCGTCGAAGCTGGTGCTGGAGTGGCTGCGCTACCCGAAGTACAACGACTTCGAGTGGCGCACCACCTTCGAAGGCGTGGACGAGGGGTTCATCTCGGTCTGTCGCGACGCGGGGCTGCGGCCGCCGCCGGAGTACGACTACCAGGACCCGGCGTTCGGCGTGTCGATCTCCGTGGACCACCTGGCCGCCACGGCGAACGCCTACCTGCTCAAGGGGGCCGGAGAGCGCGCCGGTCTCACCCTGGGCGACCTGGGCGGTTGGTGCGGCGACCTGATCACCTTCTACGGTGAGTGGGTGCGCGACGAGTCCGAGAACAAGGACGGCTACGCCTACGCGATGGCGCGGCTGGCCAAGCCGAACGTGCAGACGACGTTCATGCTCAACGACCTCGTCGAGGACATGGACGGTCACCGGATCGGCTTGGCGGTGAAGAACGGCACGAGCGTCGTGACCGCGTTCGAGGACCTGCTGCTCCGGGGCGGCCACCTGTCCCGGGTGAACAACTTCTTCGACAGCCGGTACGGCACGATGACCGACGCCAACAACGCCGCCGTGGCGTGTCTGACGGGGGCGCCCGCGAACCCGGTCGACGCCCTGAAGTACGCCGCCGCCCGCAAGCTGCTGGTGCAGCAGCAGAGCGGCGGGTGGATCGACCCGATCAGCATCACGCCGTCGGACCTCCAGGCGTTCTGCAAGGGTTACGCCGACACGCTGAACATCCTGCGCGGGGCGGAGAACCGGCGGCGCAGCGCCATGAAGGCCGAGTGACGGGCACGTGGAACGGATCGCCAACGACCTCGCCCTCCTGCTGCTGGCGGTGACCCCGCTGCTGGTCCTGGTCAAGCTCGTGCACGGCCTGACCACGCGGCGGGCGACGTTCGCCCCGCGCGGCTCGCGGCGGGCGCGGGTCGAGCCGGTGGCGTGGCTGCTGCTCGCGGCGGTGGACAGCCACACCGCCGCGCTGTGGTCGACCATCGCACACCAGGCGGAAGACCTGTGCGGGCGCTACCGGCCGGACCTGGGCGACGACGTCCACCTCAGCGGCGGCTACTTCTTCGAGTTCCCGGTGGACGTCCGGTGCGTGTGGCGGAGCGGGGAGACCGCGGCGGTGACGACCTGGCCGCTGGACGCCCTCACCGGGGTGTTCGTCCTGGCGGCCGTCGCCGTGCCGGTGATCGCCCGCGTCCGCCGCTCCCGGCGCCACGGCGCACGCCCCACCTCGGACCAGTCGCGACCACACGGGGAGAGCACACCATGACACCGATCGACCGGCGCCGTTTCCTCGCGTTCGGCGGCGCGGCCCTCGCGGGCGGCGCCCTGTGGACCGCCGCTCCCCCGGCGTCGGCCGCTCCCCCGGCGTCGGCCGCTCCCCCGGCGGCGACCGCACCCACCGGCCCGGCGGAGTGGCGGGGCGGCAGGAGCGCCAACGGCTGGCCCGTGCTCACCGCCGGTGGCGCGCCGGAGTTCCGGGTGGAGGGCAGCGGGCTGACCGTGCGCCTCGCCCCGGCGGCGGCCCCGGTCCTGCTGCACGTCGTGCGGCGTTTCCTGTACGAGGTGGAGCACCGGGTGGGGCCGGGCGAGCTCACCGGGCACGTCGAGGACCGGCGCGTCGCCGCCCCGTACGAGTCGGCGTACCTGTCGGGCAGCGGCATCGCCCTGCGCCCGTTGTTCTACCCGCTGGGCGCGCGGGACGGGTTCTTCGAGCACGAGAAGGCCGTGGTCCGCGACATCCTCGCCGACTGCGAGGGGGTCGTCGCGTGGGGCGGTGACCT
This region of Saccharothrix longispora genomic DNA includes:
- a CDS encoding glycoside hydrolase domain-containing protein; the encoded protein is MDDKVLEAQRWVNATYGGVAGYKRCAEDGRTGWGTMWSLTMGLQHELGISPLVANFGPGTLAALQSLGDIGFGWNRNQDIVRIIQHALFCKGYWGANEYGGYGAVTTEAVKAMRRDMGLPDGGTGTAGGQTTPKIFKALLTMDAYVLLGGGREVVVTIQRWLNSRYWTRANYFIGPCDGHYSRDVQQALVRALQYEMGIAEPNGSFGPATKAGLQQRTQYVGTSGPVTQLFHAACIFNEPVPGTSGVGFRDTYTSATADFIRAFQRFSALPEHGNGDYATWAQLLVSTGDPDRPADACDTRFTITASRAQALYQAGYRAVGRYLDEAPGGTLDKEIKPGELQAIFAAGLRCFPIWQYNARQLVDFTYSTGYQHGMLAHERGVHYGFNRGTVIYFAVDYDATDPEITSNIVPYFLGVRGALNRQGGRYVVGVYGSRNVAARVSAEAYVSHSFVSGMSWGFSGNLGFPLPLNWSFNQIKEFQFQNGSDVFDLDRVVHRPGADFGVDSVGHAPTSVDQFLAYVREVHGLAVRHDPSRASKLVLEWLRYPKYNDFEWRTTFEGVDEGFISVCRDAGLRPPPEYDYQDPAFGVSISVDHLAATANAYLLKGAGERAGLTLGDLGGWCGDLITFYGEWVRDESENKDGYAYAMARLAKPNVQTTFMLNDLVEDMDGHRIGLAVKNGTSVVTAFEDLLLRGGHLSRVNNFFDSRYGTMTDANNAAVACLTGAPANPVDALKYAAARKLLVQQQSGGWIDPISITPSDLQAFCKGYADTLNILRGAENRRRSAMKAE